The following proteins are encoded in a genomic region of Cyclonatronum proteinivorum:
- a CDS encoding T9SS type A sorting domain-containing protein → MLFILLFVCLVPAAIAQQELTIFGSLTNADAAPVAGLPLELQTADGEVLEITHTGEDGSYSFTTLWTTAAQADSKPATLSLDAPWPNPAVADVQTRVHVSRQGSYSVEVFDVLGRRISVKQYSLVPGAGTLQLGRPGADGVYLIRVSGAGEVATRMFTVVGGKPISGQPAVQWSAYMPAAVPAYSQSGAGINSSGFVLNLPESAFYDGKQREVPHPAEGATSVQVDLTTVDLLSTSVITGTVQNIRQEAVAGVLIANEYGSATSDSSGQYVLELTHEKRKEGQLSTINFSHPNYNSKDVDVSLEDQSLDALLDIILQENNFLLNARTVNFDDETMPFVLKYLNEAGTDSVEVNLTPSNGVINVNFNNWPGEDAVLYNTSSSDMNEEDQRLDIMALRSMDQIPLALNISQSETGEPLYLPLQTPQSVSNLANS, encoded by the coding sequence ATGCTCTTCATCTTGCTTTTTGTATGCCTTGTACCTGCAGCCATTGCACAGCAGGAGCTGACTATTTTCGGCTCGCTCACCAATGCCGATGCCGCGCCGGTTGCCGGTTTGCCGCTTGAACTGCAAACTGCCGACGGGGAAGTCCTGGAAATAACCCACACCGGCGAGGACGGCAGCTACAGTTTTACGACCCTGTGGACCACCGCTGCGCAAGCGGACAGCAAGCCTGCGACCCTCAGCCTGGACGCCCCCTGGCCGAATCCGGCCGTAGCTGATGTGCAAACCCGTGTACATGTTTCCCGACAGGGCAGTTACAGCGTGGAAGTGTTTGACGTGCTTGGCCGCCGGATATCGGTGAAGCAGTATTCGCTTGTTCCGGGCGCAGGCACTTTGCAGCTGGGACGACCCGGCGCAGACGGGGTGTACCTGATACGAGTCAGCGGAGCGGGCGAGGTCGCAACACGTATGTTTACGGTTGTGGGCGGCAAGCCAATTAGCGGTCAGCCCGCCGTGCAATGGTCGGCCTATATGCCTGCAGCAGTACCGGCGTACTCGCAGTCCGGAGCCGGTATAAACAGTTCGGGTTTCGTGCTGAACCTGCCGGAATCAGCCTTTTATGATGGGAAGCAGCGGGAAGTACCACATCCGGCTGAGGGCGCGACATCCGTGCAGGTTGATCTAACGACTGTAGACCTGTTAAGCACATCTGTCATTACCGGCACAGTTCAGAACATCAGGCAGGAAGCTGTTGCGGGCGTTTTGATAGCTAACGAATACGGCAGCGCTACGAGTGATAGTTCAGGCCAATACGTTTTAGAGCTGACGCATGAAAAAAGAAAAGAAGGTCAACTGAGTACAATAAACTTCTCCCATCCTAATTATAATAGTAAAGATGTAGATGTTTCTTTAGAAGATCAGTCTTTGGATGCTCTTTTAGATATAATACTACAAGAGAACAACTTTTTGTTGAATGCTAGAACGGTTAATTTTGACGATGAAACAATGCCGTTTGTTTTGAAATACTTAAATGAAGCAGGCACTGACTCTGTTGAAGTAAATCTTACTCCTAGTAACGGAGTTATTAACGTTAATTTCAATAACTGGCCTGGCGAAGACGCCGTTTTATACAACACTTCAAGCAGTGATATGAATGAAGAAGACCAAAGACTTGATATTATGGCTTTAAGAAGCATGGATCAAATACCTTTAGCTTTAAATATTAGCCAAAGCGAAACCGGAGAGCCTTTGTACTTGCCTTTACAAACACCTCAATCCGTGAGTAATCTCGCCAATTCATAG
- a CDS encoding inositol monophosphatase family protein has product MSYFVESLHEAAIKAAKIAGDITLNYFQKKIEVISKSDDSPVTVADRKAEEAMRAFIMETFPEHGIVGEEFGTYQEQAEVQWILDPIDGTVGFIHGIPLYTNLIGITVGGKPTVGVIHAPYMNELVAAAEGIPTHLNGVTTKVRSCSSLDKASMMTSDVQYFRTYGYRSSFEYLLDRVGTHRTYGDAYGHLMVATGRADIMLDPVLNLWDAAALLPVIEQAGGSFTDLSGTPQIDGGNGFSCAPELRQELLEIFKTHQ; this is encoded by the coding sequence ATGAGCTATTTCGTTGAATCCCTGCATGAGGCTGCGATTAAGGCGGCAAAAATCGCAGGAGATATTACCCTGAACTATTTTCAGAAAAAGATTGAAGTTATCAGCAAATCCGACGATTCGCCGGTAACCGTAGCAGACCGCAAAGCTGAAGAAGCCATGCGCGCATTCATCATGGAAACGTTTCCTGAACACGGCATTGTAGGGGAGGAATTCGGCACCTATCAGGAGCAGGCCGAGGTTCAGTGGATTCTCGACCCCATTGACGGCACAGTTGGTTTTATCCACGGCATTCCGCTCTACACCAATCTGATAGGCATCACCGTTGGCGGAAAGCCCACCGTTGGCGTGATTCATGCGCCTTATATGAACGAGCTTGTAGCCGCAGCCGAAGGAATTCCCACACATCTCAACGGTGTCACCACCAAAGTCCGAAGCTGTAGCTCACTGGATAAGGCCTCAATGATGACCTCCGACGTGCAGTACTTTCGCACCTACGGCTACCGCAGCTCTTTCGAATACCTTCTCGACAGGGTCGGCACACACCGCACCTATGGCGACGCCTACGGCCATCTCATGGTCGCAACCGGACGCGCCGACATCATGCTCGATCCCGTGCTCAATCTTTGGGACGCAGCCGCACTGTTGCCCGTAATAGAACAGGCCGGCGGCTCGTTCACCGACCTCAGCGGTACCCCGCAAATAGACGGCGGTAACGGATTTTCATGCGCACCTGAACTCAGGCAGGAATTGCTGGAAATTTTCAAAACTCATCAATAA
- a CDS encoding 3'-5' exonuclease family protein produces the protein MFFVFDIETIPDIDFVRLALDEPDLPEPELMERATEELAKNKSGFLPPMFHRMVSWVGLWIDNEGNPKNKLGWHGTDEKEGIQQLIDALRVYKDFGLIHHNGRGFDIPLLTYRSLKHGLPLPQRLNSHDIKYRYSQQNIDLVDQFSNFGASSWPKLKHLGLLLGIPFKKTGEGNAVYEMYQNGQLAAIEHYCYEDVIATYLIWLYMKFNNGDFRPAHFEGLRDRALSKLLEIQAEEP, from the coding sequence ATGTTTTTTGTTTTTGATATTGAAACCATTCCTGACATTGATTTTGTACGGCTTGCGCTGGACGAGCCGGATCTGCCCGAACCGGAACTGATGGAGCGGGCCACAGAGGAGCTGGCCAAAAACAAATCAGGCTTCCTGCCGCCTATGTTTCACCGGATGGTTTCATGGGTAGGCTTGTGGATCGACAATGAGGGAAATCCTAAAAACAAGCTTGGCTGGCACGGAACCGACGAAAAGGAGGGCATTCAACAGCTTATCGATGCGCTGCGGGTGTATAAGGATTTCGGCCTGATTCACCATAACGGACGCGGATTCGACATTCCGCTGCTCACTTACCGGAGCCTGAAGCACGGACTGCCGCTGCCGCAACGGCTCAACTCGCACGACATCAAGTACCGCTACAGTCAGCAAAATATTGATCTGGTCGATCAGTTCAGCAACTTCGGGGCGAGCTCCTGGCCCAAGCTCAAGCATTTGGGGCTTCTGCTCGGCATTCCGTTCAAAAAGACGGGGGAAGGCAACGCGGTGTATGAAATGTATCAGAACGGACAGCTTGCTGCAATCGAGCACTATTGCTATGAAGATGTTATTGCCACCTATCTGATCTGGCTGTATATGAAGTTCAACAACGGCGATTTCAGGCCCGCGCACTTCGAGGGTTTGCGCGACCGTGCGCTTTCCAAGCTGCTTGAAATTCAGGCCGAAGAACCCTGA
- a CDS encoding ABC transporter ATP-binding protein: MSVIQVNQIVKRYGAFTAVDDVSFNVEKGRIFGVLGPNGAGKTTTIRMINFITIPDSGQVLIKGAPASAESQKLIGYLPEERGLYKKMKVGDQLLYLARLKGMNDHDARKSLTYWLDRFKATDWIKKELGELSKGQQQKVQFISTIAHDPEICIFDEPFSGLDPINAELLREVILELNQKGKTILFATHRMEQVEQMCDDICLFNNGKLLLTGSLADVKRSFGNNTVKLSFLGDGSFIDGLENVRINNRSANYAEIRLLDGTSEQDVLQTAVQHVQLTHFEFVQPSLNEIFISTVNNATAAESATQTAKA; this comes from the coding sequence ATGTCTGTCATACAAGTTAATCAGATCGTAAAACGCTACGGCGCATTCACTGCCGTAGACGACGTCTCATTCAATGTAGAAAAAGGGCGCATCTTCGGTGTGCTTGGGCCAAACGGTGCCGGAAAAACGACCACCATCCGAATGATCAACTTCATCACCATACCCGACAGCGGGCAGGTGCTGATCAAAGGTGCACCGGCAAGCGCCGAGAGTCAGAAGCTGATCGGCTACCTGCCCGAAGAACGCGGGCTCTACAAAAAAATGAAGGTCGGCGATCAGCTGCTGTATCTTGCGCGCCTTAAGGGGATGAATGATCACGACGCACGAAAATCACTCACCTACTGGCTCGACCGCTTCAAAGCCACCGACTGGATTAAAAAAGAGCTGGGTGAGCTCTCCAAAGGGCAGCAACAAAAGGTGCAGTTTATTTCCACCATCGCCCACGATCCGGAAATCTGCATTTTTGACGAGCCCTTCAGCGGACTCGATCCCATCAACGCCGAGCTGCTGCGGGAAGTCATTCTTGAACTCAATCAGAAGGGCAAAACGATCTTGTTTGCCACGCACCGCATGGAGCAAGTCGAGCAAATGTGCGATGACATCTGCCTGTTCAACAACGGCAAACTGCTGCTCACCGGCTCCCTGGCGGACGTCAAGCGCTCCTTCGGCAACAACACCGTGAAGCTCTCCTTCCTGGGGGACGGCAGCTTTATCGACGGGCTCGAAAATGTGCGCATCAACAACCGATCGGCCAACTATGCCGAAATCCGCCTGCTCGACGGCACTTCCGAACAGGACGTACTGCAAACCGCGGTTCAGCACGTGCAGCTCACGCACTTCGAGTTTGTGCAACCCAGCCTCAACGAAATTTTCATCTCTACGGTCAACAACGCCACTGCCGCCGAATCCGCAACCCAGACCGCCAAAGCCTAA
- a CDS encoding glycogen synthase has product MNIIHLTFECYPVAKTGGLADVLGSLPKYQRALGADAWVVMPRYNNEWINQRNIQVVHAASTWMGNQMFHFEIHKVEGDELGFPLYLVHVPGRLDRKGIYVDADSGYGFWDEFERYLSFQLAALEWIRTFSTYPDVLHCHDHHTALVPFLITSTDTFSGMEHIPTIVTIHNGEYHGNYDMGKADLIPSIKFGQHGFLDWGGRFNALSAGIRKAWKVTTVSKTYMDELQESAGGLEGLLKAESGKCTGIINGIDDEVWNPQKDHMLEYHYNKRTVESGKEKSKRLICEYFNLNTNYPLIAFIGRLVKEKGADMLPSAISEFIAQGGRASFVVLGTGDHWLQERLRVMSDEYTGFFDSSIQYNETLSRRIYAGADFIIMPSRVEPCGLNQMYAMRYGTIPIVREVGGLKDSVRDIGEEDGYGIRFRNFTPDDTLHALYRATDLYEDTETFKSIRKKIMGLDFTWNRSAQTYLDLYQSLLD; this is encoded by the coding sequence ATGAATATTATACATTTAACTTTTGAGTGTTATCCCGTAGCAAAAACGGGGGGGCTCGCAGATGTTCTGGGTTCGCTGCCTAAATATCAGCGGGCATTGGGTGCAGATGCATGGGTTGTGATGCCGCGATACAACAACGAATGGATTAATCAGCGCAACATTCAGGTTGTGCACGCCGCGAGTACGTGGATGGGAAATCAGATGTTTCACTTCGAAATTCATAAAGTGGAAGGGGATGAGCTGGGTTTCCCGCTGTATCTCGTGCACGTGCCCGGACGCCTCGACCGTAAGGGCATTTACGTAGATGCCGATTCCGGTTACGGCTTTTGGGATGAGTTTGAGCGCTATCTCAGCTTTCAGCTTGCAGCCCTTGAGTGGATCCGGACCTTCTCAACCTATCCCGATGTGCTGCACTGTCATGATCATCACACGGCCCTCGTTCCTTTTTTGATTACTTCCACAGATACCTTCAGCGGAATGGAGCATATTCCGACCATCGTCACTATTCACAATGGGGAGTATCACGGAAATTATGATATGGGTAAGGCCGACCTCATTCCTTCCATTAAATTCGGACAGCACGGATTTCTGGATTGGGGCGGGCGCTTCAACGCCCTCTCCGCCGGCATTCGCAAAGCCTGGAAGGTAACGACGGTCTCCAAAACCTATATGGACGAACTTCAGGAATCGGCCGGCGGTCTCGAAGGCCTCCTCAAAGCCGAAAGCGGCAAGTGTACCGGTATTATCAATGGGATTGACGATGAAGTCTGGAATCCGCAGAAAGATCACATGCTTGAATATCACTACAACAAGCGCACCGTGGAAAGCGGCAAGGAAAAGAGTAAGCGCCTGATTTGTGAATATTTTAATCTCAACACCAACTATCCACTGATTGCCTTTATTGGCCGGCTCGTGAAGGAAAAGGGCGCTGATATGCTGCCTTCTGCCATCTCCGAATTCATTGCACAGGGCGGACGCGCAAGCTTTGTTGTGCTCGGAACCGGCGATCACTGGCTGCAGGAGCGCCTGCGGGTGATGTCGGACGAATACACCGGATTCTTTGACTCCTCCATTCAGTACAACGAAACGCTCTCCCGCCGGATTTACGCCGGTGCCGATTTCATCATAATGCCTTCCCGGGTCGAACCCTGCGGGCTGAATCAAATGTACGCCATGCGCTACGGCACCATCCCGATTGTTCGGGAAGTAGGCGGCCTCAAAGATTCGGTGCGCGACATTGGCGAAGAAGATGGCTACGGAATCCGCTTCCGTAACTTCACGCCCGATGACACCCTGCATGCCCTCTACCGTGCAACCGATCTGTATGAAGACACCGAAACATTCAAATCAATTCGCAAAAAAATCATGGGGCTTGACTTCACCTGGAACAGGTCGGCTCAAACCTATCTTGATTTATACCAATCTCTTTTAGACTAA
- a CDS encoding patatin-like phospholipase family protein yields the protein MSSNKIALALGGGAILGAAHIGILRAIEEKQIEVTHISGTSIGALVAGLFAFGLDSHKIESLMSELEWLDVSSFSLSKFGFLSNDKMADIADDYIKDVDIEDADIPLAIIATDVGKGEKVVFTSGKLSVAVRASTCIPGVFIPVEHEGRMLVDGGIMENVPVSPLVEMGASHIVAVDLNANRKYDKPEDVIDVMINAMDIALDNAAQLQSEDANVIIAPELHGFSRSDPEALKDLIKIGYDTAMKHL from the coding sequence ATGAGTTCAAACAAAATTGCATTGGCGCTCGGCGGCGGCGCGATACTTGGGGCCGCACACATTGGCATTTTACGTGCCATTGAGGAAAAACAAATCGAAGTGACGCATATTTCCGGGACAAGCATTGGTGCGCTCGTTGCCGGACTGTTTGCGTTTGGGCTTGATTCCCACAAAATAGAATCTCTTATGAGTGAGCTGGAGTGGCTCGATGTCAGCTCATTTTCGCTTTCGAAGTTTGGCTTTCTCAGCAATGACAAGATGGCTGATATCGCAGACGACTACATTAAGGATGTGGATATTGAGGATGCAGATATTCCGCTCGCCATCATTGCGACCGATGTGGGGAAAGGTGAAAAAGTAGTTTTCACATCGGGCAAGCTTTCGGTAGCGGTCCGGGCGAGCACCTGTATTCCGGGCGTTTTCATCCCTGTTGAGCATGAGGGGCGTATGCTCGTGGACGGCGGTATTATGGAGAATGTGCCCGTTAGTCCGCTTGTAGAAATGGGCGCTTCGCATATTGTTGCGGTAGATCTGAACGCCAACCGCAAATACGATAAACCCGAGGATGTGATTGATGTGATGATCAACGCCATGGACATTGCCCTTGACAATGCGGCACAGCTGCAGTCAGAGGATGCCAACGTGATTATTGCCCCGGAACTTCACGGCTTTTCCAGAAGTGATCCCGAAGCGCTAAAAGATCTGATTAAAATCGGCTACGACACGGCTATGAAGCACCTTTAA
- a CDS encoding IS1380 family transposase, whose amino-acid sequence MPKIQFELTSTPITSHAGLAFIGQALDDPVLANDINGLCSLPRNKNYISTLDTIKAMIGLLSVGKPQFDAIAEYRADPVFATALGIKKTPSPETLRQRLEQCPESLDKVFRAFNTRLLAAHPHLLTEDLHGQTWAVIHCDVSPMDNSNSHKEGVDWTYKQFEGYAPMLGYIGPYGLMINNELRNGSAHSNTPGTDAWFKQTMDMAERMTSHKRLVVTDSGNDSGVNVRLFMRQKDTDFVVKCNLRNQDPQEWLDLAVKQNGGADGEYVDIGARAWYGQKQVQIPGHSDTPDDPKTCRIVFRVTKRFARTDGQYMFPAMITVDAYWTSLDWTPEQIHEFYKQRGTSEQYHSELKTDMDVERLPSGKFRVNQHVLDMSMIAFNLLRLAGQGMLKTGLVPGRKARSKRLRLRTVIQNLMYMAGRLVQHARKTIIRIFEGHGWAEPVMALNRLPDG is encoded by the coding sequence ATGCCAAAAATACAATTTGAGCTTACCTCTACACCAATTACCTCTCATGCAGGTCTGGCTTTTATTGGTCAGGCCCTTGATGATCCCGTGCTGGCCAATGACATCAATGGCCTTTGTTCGCTGCCCCGCAACAAGAATTATATTTCCACCCTTGATACCATTAAGGCCATGATTGGGCTGTTGTCGGTCGGTAAACCTCAGTTTGACGCTATTGCTGAATATCGTGCCGATCCCGTATTTGCCACTGCCTTGGGAATAAAAAAGACCCCCTCACCGGAAACCCTGCGCCAGCGTCTTGAGCAATGCCCGGAGTCACTGGATAAGGTATTTCGTGCGTTCAACACCCGCCTGCTGGCAGCTCATCCTCACCTGCTGACCGAAGATCTGCACGGGCAGACCTGGGCGGTAATTCACTGTGATGTCTCACCCATGGATAACTCCAATAGCCACAAAGAAGGCGTAGACTGGACATACAAACAGTTTGAGGGCTATGCGCCCATGCTTGGCTACATCGGTCCGTATGGTTTGATGATAAACAACGAGCTGCGCAACGGCTCGGCGCACAGCAACACACCCGGCACCGATGCGTGGTTCAAGCAGACCATGGATATGGCTGAGCGTATGACCAGCCACAAGCGGCTTGTGGTGACCGACTCGGGCAACGATAGTGGCGTCAATGTCAGGTTATTTATGCGCCAGAAGGATACTGATTTTGTTGTGAAGTGCAACCTACGCAATCAGGATCCGCAGGAGTGGCTGGATCTGGCTGTGAAGCAAAACGGCGGAGCCGATGGCGAGTACGTAGATATAGGCGCACGGGCATGGTACGGACAAAAGCAAGTACAGATTCCCGGACATAGTGACACCCCTGATGATCCGAAGACTTGCCGGATTGTGTTCCGGGTTACCAAGCGGTTTGCCCGCACGGACGGGCAGTATATGTTTCCGGCTATGATCACCGTCGATGCGTATTGGACGAGCCTGGACTGGACCCCGGAGCAGATACATGAGTTCTACAAGCAGCGGGGTACCAGCGAGCAGTACCACAGTGAACTCAAGACAGATATGGATGTAGAGCGACTCCCCTCGGGTAAATTCAGGGTCAACCAGCACGTGCTGGATATGAGCATGATAGCCTTTAATTTATTGCGACTGGCGGGGCAAGGCATGCTAAAAACAGGTCTGGTGCCGGGGCGAAAAGCCAGGAGCAAACGGCTTCGGCTGCGCACCGTCATCCAGAACCTGATGTATATGGCGGGACGGCTGGTTCAACATGCACGCAAAACCATCATCCGCATTTTTGAGGGTCACGGCTGGGCCGAGCCCGTCATGGCACTCAATCGCTTACCCGACGGGTAG
- a CDS encoding glucose-1-phosphate adenylyltransferase, with protein sequence MENVLSVILGGGQGSRLYPLTRSRSKPAVPIGGKYRLVDIPISNCLNNNIRKIYVLTQFNSASLNRHIKNTYSFDPFNPGFVDVLAAEQTITSQKWFQGTADAVRQSLHHMTNHDFDYMMILSGDQLYQMDFKTMMETHISSGAEISIATIPVNAYDATGFGIMKVGENDAIETFVEKPSADELGEWGSEVSDELKNEGRIYMASMGMYIFNRSVIKELFDEMPEATDFGKEIIPSAIQNGRKVKSFLYDGYWEDIGTIKSFFEANLQLTTAMPKFNLYDPNNMVYTRARMLPASKISGTTLERTIVAEGSVIEASRVEHSIVGIRSRVGRGTTIANSIIMGNDYFPRYDEVTGKDGTKPPMGIGERCYIQNCIIDKNARIGNDVRINGGTHLENGDFDQYSVRDGIVIVPKTAVIKDGTVI encoded by the coding sequence ATGGAAAACGTACTTTCAGTAATTCTCGGCGGCGGTCAGGGATCGCGGCTCTATCCACTCACCCGCAGCCGCTCCAAGCCCGCAGTGCCCATTGGGGGGAAATACCGCCTTGTTGATATTCCGATTTCTAACTGTCTGAACAACAACATCCGTAAGATTTATGTGCTTACACAGTTCAACTCGGCCTCATTAAACCGGCACATCAAAAACACCTACAGCTTTGACCCCTTCAACCCGGGCTTTGTGGATGTACTTGCTGCCGAGCAGACCATCACAAGCCAAAAATGGTTTCAGGGTACAGCCGACGCCGTCCGGCAGTCGCTTCACCACATGACGAACCACGATTTTGATTACATGATGATTCTCTCCGGGGATCAGCTGTATCAGATGGATTTCAAAACGATGATGGAGACACACATCAGCTCCGGTGCCGAAATCTCCATCGCTACCATCCCCGTAAATGCCTACGACGCAACTGGTTTCGGCATTATGAAAGTGGGCGAAAACGACGCGATTGAAACATTCGTTGAGAAGCCCTCTGCGGATGAGCTCGGTGAATGGGGCTCCGAAGTGTCGGATGAGCTCAAGAACGAAGGCCGCATTTATATGGCCTCCATGGGCATGTACATATTCAACCGCTCGGTTATCAAAGAGCTGTTTGATGAAATGCCCGAAGCCACTGATTTCGGCAAGGAAATCATCCCCTCAGCCATTCAGAACGGCCGCAAGGTAAAATCTTTCCTCTATGACGGCTACTGGGAAGACATCGGAACCATCAAGTCTTTCTTTGAAGCCAATCTGCAGCTGACAACCGCAATGCCCAAGTTCAACTTGTACGACCCCAACAACATGGTGTACACCCGTGCGCGTATGCTGCCGGCCTCCAAAATCAGCGGCACAACGCTGGAGCGCACCATCGTAGCGGAAGGATCTGTGATTGAAGCCAGCCGCGTTGAGCACTCCATCGTAGGTATCCGCTCCCGTGTTGGCCGCGGCACTACCATCGCCAACAGCATCATCATGGGTAACGACTACTTCCCGCGCTACGACGAAGTAACCGGAAAAGACGGCACCAAGCCACCCATGGGTATTGGCGAGCGCTGTTACATCCAAAACTGCATCATCGATAAAAATGCCCGCATCGGTAACGACGTCCGCATCAATGGCGGCACGCACCTCGAGAACGGTGACTTTGATCAGTATTCAGTCAGAGATGGCATCGTCATCGTCCCCAAAACAGCAGTCATCAAAGACGGTACCGTAATCTAA
- a CDS encoding ABC transporter permease, giving the protein MIDFNKFLIIFKREYITRVTSKAYIITTLLAPLIFLAFFIIPVLVVLLTPDTQRSVAVVDETGTIAPRMLENDPDRYQYLPDVPLDEIRAKVTDGRLHGFVIIDEEVIAGNRTPELIFAGTGGVAFITEVRSALRSAIRDEKLDRADVSPEVRQIMNERIALSTRVLTATGEEEQDTSALFVVGLVLGFIMYIAMFVYGGIVMRGVIEEKTNRIVEVIVSSVRPFELLMGKVIGVGALAVTQFVFWALAIGGISLAATPVMLYFFGSRATEAAGGDTAAAMQALESELPFTMPEIGTSLLIGFLVFFILGYLIYSALFAAVGSALESETENNQLTTVVSLPIIIPILFISPVSSDPDSNLAIVLSLIPLFSPIIMPVRMAVMSVPAWEIGLSIVLMTLTFLGLIWLSARIYRVGILMYGKSASFKELAKWVRYS; this is encoded by the coding sequence ATGATTGACTTCAACAAATTCCTCATCATCTTCAAGCGCGAATACATCACCCGCGTTACGAGCAAAGCCTACATCATCACCACCCTGCTGGCGCCGCTCATTTTCCTCGCCTTTTTCATTATACCGGTTCTTGTCGTACTCCTCACCCCCGATACGCAGCGCAGCGTTGCCGTTGTGGACGAAACCGGCACCATAGCCCCGCGCATGCTCGAAAACGACCCCGACCGCTATCAGTACCTGCCGGATGTGCCCCTCGATGAAATCCGCGCCAAAGTCACCGATGGCCGCCTGCACGGCTTCGTTATTATTGACGAAGAGGTCATCGCGGGCAACCGCACGCCTGAGCTCATTTTTGCGGGCACCGGCGGCGTCGCCTTCATCACCGAAGTCCGCTCGGCCCTGCGCAGCGCCATACGCGACGAAAAGCTGGATCGGGCGGACGTCAGTCCGGAAGTCCGGCAAATCATGAACGAGCGCATCGCCCTCAGCACCCGCGTGCTCACTGCCACCGGTGAGGAAGAACAGGACACCAGCGCCCTGTTCGTTGTAGGTCTGGTGCTGGGCTTCATCATGTACATTGCTATGTTCGTGTACGGCGGCATCGTCATGCGGGGCGTGATTGAAGAAAAAACGAACCGCATTGTGGAAGTTATCGTCTCCTCGGTGCGCCCCTTCGAGCTGCTCATGGGCAAAGTAATCGGTGTTGGGGCGCTTGCCGTAACGCAGTTCGTATTCTGGGCACTGGCCATCGGCGGCATCTCCCTCGCGGCAACGCCCGTCATGCTCTACTTCTTCGGCAGCCGCGCCACCGAAGCCGCCGGGGGCGACACTGCAGCCGCCATGCAGGCCCTCGAAAGCGAACTCCCCTTCACCATGCCCGAGATCGGCACCAGCCTGCTGATCGGCTTCCTCGTGTTCTTCATCCTCGGCTACCTCATCTACAGCGCACTCTTCGCTGCAGTTGGCTCGGCACTCGAGTCCGAAACCGAGAACAATCAGCTCACGACCGTCGTCTCGCTGCCCATCATCATTCCGATTCTGTTCATAAGCCCCGTCTCCTCAGATCCGGATTCCAACCTTGCCATCGTACTCTCCCTCATCCCGCTGTTCAGCCCCATCATCATGCCCGTACGCATGGCCGTGATGTCCGTGCCCGCCTGGGAAATCGGCCTCAGCATCGTACTCATGACCCTCACCTTCCTCGGCCTCATCTGGCTGAGCGCCCGCATCTACCGCGTCGGCATCCTGATGTACGGCAAAAGCGCAAGCTTCAAAGAGCTCGCAAAGTGGGTCCGCTACAGCTAA